ATGCCCGACCGGACGCGACAGGGGGATTTCTTCCTCTGCGACATCTTCGATGCGATCCCCAAGGATGACCTCGCCTCGATGGAACATCCGCTGTTCTCGCTGGCCACCCGTCCCGACCGCCGAGTGCTGAGCTATGCCCATAACGGGGCCGAGATCACGGTGGTCCCCTCGGTCAAGGGGCTGGCCACGATCCACGACAAGGACATCCTGATCTTCTGCATCTCGCAGCTGATGGCGGCGATCAACGCCGGGCGACGGGTCTCCCGCACGCTGCATCTGAAGGCCCATGACCTGCTGGTCGCCACCAACCGCGAGACCTCGGGCGACGCCTACCGCCGCCTGCGCGAGGCCTTCGAACGTCTCGCCGGCACCCGCATCACCACCAACATCGTCACCGGCGAGCACGAGACGACGACCGGCTTCGGCCTGATCGAAAGCTGGGAGATCGTGCGCAAGACCCGGGGCGGGCGGATGGTCTCGGTCTCGGTCACGCTGTCGGACTGGCTCTACCGCGCGGTGCTGTCGAAATCGGTGCTGACGCTGTCCCGCGATTACTTCCGCCTGCGCAAACCGCTGGAACGGCGGATCTATGAACTGGCCCGCAAGCATTGCGGCCGCCAGGACAGCTGGCGCGTCTCGGTCGACACGCTGCTGAAGAAATCCGGATCGGCCTCCCCCCGCCGGGTCTTTCGCAAGATGATCCGCGACATGATCGAGGCCGACCACCTGCCCGATTACGCCATGCGCGAGGAAGACGGCGACCTGATCCGCTTTTCCTTGCGCGATGGCGTGGTCGAGACCGCCCCGCCCCCCGTCCTGCGCCCCGACACCTACGATGCCGCCCGCGCGCTGGATCCCGGCGTGGACGTCTACGCGCTGGAGGCCGAATGGCGCGGCTACTGGGGGTCGACGGGTCGCCCGAAACTGCGCAGCCCCGACCGCGCCTTCCTGGGTTTCGTGTCGGGCAAGATCGCGCGCGATGGTGGCCCACAGGGAGGCTCCCAGGGAGGCTCCCAGGGAGGGGCCTGAGCGCCCCCCCCCTGCAGCTTCTTTCTCTTTCCAAATACCCCGGCCGAACACCGGCCACGGGCGCGCCCCAAATCAGAAGCCACACCCGCCCCCCGTTTCGCACGCGAAACATTTTCCTGCCGTCTTCGCACGCGAAACATTCCCCCTCACACTTCCCTCTCCCCCCGGACAGGCTATTGCGCGCGCACTTCGTGCCACGCTTCCCGCCTGTCCGGGGCCTGCCGCGGGTGCCGGGCGTGACAGGGGGTTCGGGGGTTGTTAAGGGGGATCCGACAACGCTGCGAACGAGGCCCACATGCAGATCGAACAGACGCCGCTTCCCGGAGTACTCATCCTCACCCCGAAGCGGTTCGGCGATGCCCGGGGCTTCTTTTCCGAAAGCTGGAACCGCAAGCTGCTGGCCGAGAACGGGATCGATCTGGACTTCGTTCAGGACAACCATTCGGTTTCCGAAACCGTGGGCACCGTGCGCGGCCTGCACTTCCAGGCGCCCCCCGATGCCCAGGACAAGCTGGTGCGCTGCGGGCAGGGCGCGCTGTTCGACGTGGCCGTCGACATCCGCAAGGGCAGCCCGACCTATGGGCAATGGTTCGGCATCGAACTGACCGCCGAGAACGGCAAGCAGCTGCTGGTGCCGGCCGGTTTCCTGCACGGGTTCTCCACCCGCGCGCCGCATACGGAAATCATCTACAAGTGCACCGATTACTATGCGCCCGCCTCCGACGGCGCGGTGCGCTTCGATGACCCGGACATCGGCATCGACTGGGGCCTGACCGGCGACGCGGTGCTGAGCGACAAGGATGCCGCCGCGCCGCTTCTGAAGGATTTCGACAGCCCCTTCACCTGGGAAGGCTGATCCTTGTCGGCCCCGGGCGCCTCTGGCTCTGCTGCTGCCCCCGCCGTCCTGACCGGCCGCGACGGATACCTGTTCCTGAGCGGCGGCGCGCATGACGTGCAGGCCTATTTCTCGGGCGCGCTGCACGCCCGTCCGGGGGCGGTGCGCCAGTTCCACCGCAACCTGCGCGACCGGGTGCTGTTCTGTCGCGACCGCGGGATCGTGTTCCGCCAGGTGGTGTTTCCCGACAAGGTCGCCGTGCTGTCGGACCTGGCGCCCTTTGACGCGCAATCGCTGTTCCTGCGCGACTTCAGCCAGGACCCCGGGATCGAGGCCCGGCTGGGCCTGCTGTACCCGGTCGAGACCCTGCGCGCCGTGCCCGGCGTGTTCCACCGCACCGATACCCATTACGCCGCGCCGGGCAATATCGCCCTGGCGGAGCTGCTGTGCGAACAGCTCGGCCCCGATCTGACCCGGGCCTGGCGGCAGGTGGTGTCGAAACAGAAACTCTCGGCCCCGCAGGCGCGGTTTTCCGGCGACCTGGGCCAGAAGTTCGACCCCCGCGTGACCGAGGACACCCAGGTGCTGCTGTGGCCCGAGGAGGGCGCGGAG
This is a stretch of genomic DNA from Marinibacterium anthonyi. It encodes these proteins:
- the rfbC gene encoding dTDP-4-dehydrorhamnose 3,5-epimerase; translation: MQIEQTPLPGVLILTPKRFGDARGFFSESWNRKLLAENGIDLDFVQDNHSVSETVGTVRGLHFQAPPDAQDKLVRCGQGALFDVAVDIRKGSPTYGQWFGIELTAENGKQLLVPAGFLHGFSTRAPHTEIIYKCTDYYAPASDGAVRFDDPDIGIDWGLTGDAVLSDKDAAAPLLKDFDSPFTWEG
- the repA-I gene encoding Plasmid replication initiator protein RepA-I, which encodes MPDRTRQGDFFLCDIFDAIPKDDLASMEHPLFSLATRPDRRVLSYAHNGAEITVVPSVKGLATIHDKDILIFCISQLMAAINAGRRVSRTLHLKAHDLLVATNRETSGDAYRRLREAFERLAGTRITTNIVTGEHETTTGFGLIESWEIVRKTRGGRMVSVSVTLSDWLYRAVLSKSVLTLSRDYFRLRKPLERRIYELARKHCGRQDSWRVSVDTLLKKSGSASPRRVFRKMIRDMIEADHLPDYAMREEDGDLIRFSLRDGVVETAPPPVLRPDTYDAARALDPGVDVYALEAEWRGYWGSTGRPKLRSPDRAFLGFVSGKIARDGGPQGGSQGGSQGGA